The following are from one region of the Arachis duranensis cultivar V14167 chromosome 10, aradu.V14167.gnm2.J7QH, whole genome shotgun sequence genome:
- the LOC107471879 gene encoding eukaryotic translation initiation factor NCBP, whose amino-acid sequence MDFTAEKKELESNNNNTNSDTAQRTLDSSSEVEERHARDLKAGLHPLKHKFVFWYTRRTPGVRNQTSYEDNIKKIVDFSTVEGFWVCYCHLARPSSLPSPTDLHLFKEGIRPLWEDSANCNGGKWIIRFKKAVSGRFWEDLVLALVGDQLDYGDQICGAVLSIRFNEDILSVWNRNASDNQAVMALRDSIKRHLKLPHGYIMEYKPHDASLKDNSSYRNTWLRG is encoded by the exons ATGGATTTCACAGCGGAGAAGAAGGAATTGGagagcaacaacaacaacactaaCTCTGACACTGCTCAGCGAACCCTAGATTCTTCTTCCGAAGTCGAGGAGCGCCATGCTCGTGATCTTAAAGCTGGTCTTCACCCTCTAAAG CACAAATTTGTATTTTGGTACACACGGCGAACACCAGGAGTTCGAAATCAAACATCATATGAGGATAACATTAAGAAGATTGTTGATTTCAGTACT GTTGAAGGATTTTGGGTTTGCTATTGCCATCTTGCTCGACCTTCTTCTTTGCCTAGTCCAACAGATTTGCATCTTTTTAAGGAAGGAATCCGACCCCTATGGGAG GACTCTGCTAACTGCAATGGTGGTAAATGGATTATACGGTTCAAAAAAGCTGTTTCGGGTCGTTTTTGGGAGGACCTG GTTCTTGCCTTAGTAGGTGACCAATTGGATTATGGAGATCAGATATGTGGTGCAGTACTTAGCATTCGTTTTAATGAAGATATACTTAGCGTCTGGAATCGCAACGCTTCTGACAATCAG GCTGTAATGGCTCTCAGAGATTCCATTAAGCGCCATTTAAAGCTTCCTCATGGCTATATTATGGAGTACAAGCCCCATGATGCCTCCCTAAAGGACAATTCATCTTACAGGAACACTTGGTTGAGAGGCTAG
- the LOC107471961 gene encoding uncharacterized protein LOC107471961 encodes MEDKSKVSLKIKIDDKNPGDVKEDKTEVELELKNKSKEKKDKTKVELELKNKSKEKKDEEELQKKKRKETKEKGGKSGDEKVKGKENDGGEEGDDKKEKKSKAGKIDLKEKNEDIEDKDGKEKKKKEKKEKDVENETKDKEKGDKGEDGKEKMKKKDEKKKKEKKEDDVEIKEKNKEKEEGGEYGDEKKDKKDKKEEKKNEKKDKNEKIKLEEDKEKTKEVVVEQKKKKKEKEKEHKDDEKGEKSIKKREMKPKIEGEEEAEQQKDDVNQVKEKEEKEEKVKGGKKRKPIGKDKSNDVTKLKQKLGKINEKIETLLQKKADIEKQIKEALNENEGNADMEKAKVLVE; translated from the coding sequence ATGGAAGACAAATCTAAAGTGTCCCTGAAAATCAAGATTGACGATAAAAACCCGGGTGATGTGAAGGAGGACAAGACCGAGGTAGAATTGGAGCTGAAGAACAAATCCAAAGAGAAAAAGGACAAGACTAAGGTAGAACTGGAGCTGAAGaacaaatcaaaagagaaaaaggatGAGGAGGAActgcaaaagaagaagaggaaggaaaCGAAAGAAAAAGGTGGTAAAAGTGGCGATGAGAAGGTGAAAGGGAAAGAAAATGATGGCGGCGAGGAAGGTGATgataagaaggaaaagaagagcAAGGCGGGCAAAATAGATCTcaaggaaaaaaatgaagacATCGAGGACAAGGATGgtaaggagaagaagaaaaaggaaaagaaggagaaggatgTAGAAAATGAAACAAAGGACAAGGAAAAAGGAGACAAAGGAGAGGATGGtaaagagaagatgaaaaagaaggatgagaagaagaaaaaggaaaagaaggaggATGAtgtagaaattaaagagaagaaCAAGGAGAAAGAGGAGGGAGGGGAATATGGTGATGAGAAGAAAGATAAGAAGGacaagaaggaggagaagaaaaacgAAAAGAAGGACAAGAATGAGAAAATCAAGCTAGAGGAGGACAAAGAAAAAACTAAAGAAGTTGTTGTagaacagaagaagaaaaagaaggaaaaagaaaaggagcatAAGGATGATGAGAAAGGTGAGAAGTcaataaaaaagagagagatgaaACCAAAAATTGAGGGAGAAGAGGAAGCAGAACAACAGAAAGATGATGTGAACCAAgtgaaggagaaggaggaaaaagaagagaaggttAAAGGGGGAAAGAAGAGAAAGCCTATTGGAAAGGACAAGTCCAACGATGTCACCAAGCTGAAACAAAAGCTTGGGAAGATTAATGAGAAGATAGAAACACTCCTACAAAAAAAGGCTGACATTGAAAAACAGATAAAAGAAGCCTTAAATGAAAACGAAGGTAATGCAGACATGGAGAAGGCCAAAGTTTTAGTAGAATAG
- the LOC107471759 gene encoding syntaxin-132-like, giving the protein MNDLLTESFEIPRGQGRGGVDIELGAYGMNSGELGLNLFFKKIQELDKQYAKLDMLLRRLQEAHDESRSVTKAPAMKAIKERMEKDVDEVKKTGYYIKTKIEELDKENLANRQKPGCGKGSGVDRSRTATTINLKKKLKDKMAEFQTLREAIHQEYREVVERRVFTVTGTRADEETIDRLIETGDSEQIFQKAIQEQGRGQIMDTLAEIHERHEAARDVEKKLVELQQIFMDMAVLVDAQGDMLNNIETQVLNAVDHVQQGNTALHKAKKIQRKSRKWMCIALIIFLVILIILLTSVIKPWLAKKQGV; this is encoded by the exons ATGAACGATCTTCTAACG GAATCATTTGAGATCCCACGTGGCCAAGGTCGTGGTGGTGTAGACATTGAGTTAGGAGCATATGGAATGAACTCAGGAGAACTGGGCTTGAATCTTTTCTTCAAAAAG ATTCAAGAGCTCGATAAACAATATGCTAAGCTGGATATGCTTTTGAGAAGGCTCCAG GAAGCCCATGACGAGTCAAGATCTGTGACCAAGGCTCCTGCCATGAAGG CTATTAAAGAGAGAATGGAGAAAGATGTTGATGAAGTTAAAAAAACTGGATATtacataaagacaaaaattGAAGAACTGGACAAAGAG AATTTGGCAAATAGGCAGAAACCTGGATGTGGAAAAGGATCAGGTGTTGACCGATCACGAACAGCAACAACTAT TAACTTGAAAAAGAAACTGAAGGACAAGATGGCTGAATTTCAG ACCCTTAGAGAAGCCATTCATCAAGAATACCGTGAAGTTGTTGAGAGACGTGTGTTTACAG TAACGGGCACAAGAGCTGATGAGGAG ACAATTGACAGATTAATTGAGACTGGAGACAGTGAGCAAATCTTCCAGAAGGCAATTCAGGAACAAGGAAGAGGGCAG ATAATGGACACACTAGCAGAAATTCATGAGCGGCATGAAGCAGCTAGAGACGTTGAGAAGAAGCTTGTTGAATTACAACAG ATTTTTATGGATATGGCAGTATTAGTCGATGCACAAGGTGACATGCTTAACAACATAGAAACACAG GTTTTAAATGCAGTAGATCACGTGCAACAGGGCAATACAGCCCTCCATAAGGCAAAGAAAATTCAAAGGAAATCTAGAAAATGGATGTGCATTGCACTCATAATATTTCTTGTCATTCTTATAATCCTCCTTACCAGTGTCATCAAACCATGGCTTGCCAAAAAGCAGGGTGTTTAA
- the LOC107472035 gene encoding tubulin alpha-5 chain-like codes for MREIISIHIGQAGIQVGNSCWELYCLEHGIQPDGVMASDSAEVSEHDAFSTFFSESGSGHFVPRALFVDLEPTVVDEVRSGAYRQLFHPDKLISGKEDAANNFSRGRYTVGREVEEVCLNRIRKLAENCSGLQGFMFFNAAGGGTGSGLGSLLLERLSSEYGKKSRLGFIIYPSPQVSTAVVEPYNTVLANHGLIEHSDVVVLLDNEAIYDICRRSLDIERPTYSNLNRLISQCISSLTTSLRFQGAINVDITEFQTNLVPYPRIHFMLSSYAPVISSAKAYHEQLAVAEITRAVFEPANMMAKCDPRNGKYMACCLMYRGDVVPKDVNVAVSNIKTKRTVQFVDWCPTGFKCGINYQPPTAVPGGDLAKVKRAVCMISNNTAVAEVFSRIDHKFDLMFAKRAFVHWYVSEGMEEGEFSEAREDLAALQKDYEEVGAEGADQEVEDY; via the exons atgaGAGAAATAATAAGCATTCATATTGGACAAGCTGGAATTCAGGTTGGGAATTCATGTTGGGAGCTATATTGCCTTGAACATGGCATTCAACCTGATGGGGTCATGGCCAG TGATTCGGCAGAAGTTTCAGAACACGACGCATTCAGCACATTCTTTAGTGAAAGTGGATCTGGTCACTTTGTTCCAAGGGCTTTATTTGTTGATCTTGAACCCACTGTAGTTGATGAAGTAAGATCTGGTGCTTACAGACAACTCTTTCATCCTGACAAGTTAATTTCTGGCAAAGAAGATGCTGCTAATAATTTTTCAAGAGGACGTTATACAG TTGGAAGAGAAGTTGAAGAGGTATGCTTGAACCGTATTCGGAAGTTGGCTGAAAATTGCAGTGGGTTGCAAGGATTCATGTTTTTCAATGCTGCTGGTGGTGGCACTGGTTCTGGTTTAGGCTCATTGCTTTTGGAACGCTTGTCTTCTGAATATGGCAAGAAGTCTAGACTTGGCTTCATCATTTATCCTTCTCCCCag GTATCTACCGCTGTGGTTGAACCTTACAACACAGTTCTAGCGAACCATGGTCTAATTGAGCACAGCGATGTGGTTGTGCTTTTGGACAACGAAGCAATATACGATATCTGCAGAAGATCATTGGACATTGAAAGACCAACTTACTCCAACTTGAACCGCTTGATATCTCAGTGCATCTCTTCATTAACAACTTCATTGAGATTTCAGGGAGCCATAAATGTTGACATAACAGAGTTCCAAACAAACCTTGTGCCGTATCCAAGAATTCACTTCATGCTCTCCTCCTATGCGCCCGTGATATCGTCCGCCAAGGCGTATCACGAGCAGCTGGCGGTGGCCGAGATCACCAGAGCAGTCTTTGAACCGGCAAACATGATGGCAAAGTGTGATCCAAGAAATGGAAAGTACATGGCTTGCTGCCTAATGTATCGTGGAGATGTTGTCCCAAAAGATGTTAATGTTGCTGTCTCAAATATTAAGACAAAGCGAACCGTTcaatttgttgattg GTGTCCAACTGGTTTCAAGTGCGGAATCAACTACCAGCCACCAACGGCGGTGCCGGGAGGAGATCTGGCAAAGGTGAAGAGAGCAGTGTGTATGATAAGCAACAACACAGCAGTGGCAGAGGTTTTCTCTCGCATTGACCACAAATTCGATCTCATGTTCGCAAAGAGAGCCTTTGTTCATTGGTATGTCAGTGAAGGCATGGAAGAAGGTGAGTTCTCTGAGGCTCGTGAGGATCTTGCTGCTCTCCAGAAGGACTACGAAGAAGTTGGTGCAGAAGGTGCAGATCAAGAAGTTGAAGATTactaa
- the LOC107471748 gene encoding ethylene-responsive transcription factor ERN1: MEIEFQQAKQYSVKDSSKQKARKRNKKSSKFVGVRQRASGRWVAEIKDTTHNIRMWLGTYQTAEEAARAYDEAARLLRGSAARTNFITHHFSSSLDSPVASRIRNLLNSKKGISSSDEIIENSSSSSSLSSSSETIVTESTPTILSDDNAYRPDLSSFERQVSGSGSGSGSPYAIHGVHGFMDAFQVKDSNESLWDLPPLMSSFFP; encoded by the coding sequence ATGGAAATTGAATTCCAGCAAGCAAAGCAGTACTCAGTGAAAGATTCCagcaagcaaaaagcaagaaaaagaaacaagaagagTAGTAAGTTTGTTGGAGTGAGACAGAGAGCTTCAGGGAGATGGGTAGCTGAGATCAAAGACACAACGCACAACATCAGAATGTGGCTTGGCACTTATCAGACTGCAGAGGAAGCGGCCAGAGCCTACGACGAAGCCGCGCGTCTTCTTCGCGGCTCCGCTGCTCGGACCAACTTCATCACTCATCATTTCTCGTCGTCCTTGGATTCTCCTGTCGCTTCCCGGATTCGGAATCTTTTGAACAGCAAAAAGGGAATCAGCAGCAGTGATGAGATCATTGagaactcatcatcatcatcatcgctTTCGAGTTCGAGTGAGACAATTGTTACAGAAAGCACACCAACAATTCTATCTGATGATAATGCTTATAGACCAGATTTGAGTAGTTTTGAAAGACAAGTATCAGGTTCAGGTTCAGGTTCTGGTTCACCTTATGCAATTCATGGGGTTCATGGATTCATGGATGCTTTTCAAGTTAAGGACTCTAACGAATCTCTCTGGGATCTTCCACCTTTGATGAGCTCGTTTTTCCCTTAA
- the LOC107471880 gene encoding superoxide dismutase [Cu-Zn] 2 isoform X2: MSLYIQRLKQENISGSVREREREMEAGKGTVKAVALIVGDNNVKGSIHFLHQSNGTTHVSGRITGLSPGLHGFHIHALGDTTNGCNSTGPHFNPLNKHHGAPADHHRHAGDLGVAEISITDSQIPLSGVHSILGRAVVVHADPDDLGRGGHELSKTTGNAGARVGCGIIGLQSSV; the protein is encoded by the exons ATGAGTTTATATATCCAGAGATTGAAACAAGAGAACATCAGTGGcagtgtgagagagagagagagagagatggaaGCTGGAAAGGGAACCGTCAAAGCTGTGGCTCTCATCGTCGGAGATAACAACGTCAAGGGTTCTATTCACTTCCTTCACCAATCCAatg GTACTACTCATGTTTCAGGAAGGATAACAGGACTCTCACCGGGGCTTCATGGCTTCCATATCCATGCTCTTGGTGACACTACCAATGGCTGCAATTCCACCGGTCCTCACTTCAATCCTCTTAACAAACACCATGGAGCTCCTGCAGATCATCACCGTCATGCCGGTGATTTGG GGGTTGCTGAGATTTCTATCACAGATTCACAG ATTCCGTTAAGTGGAGTGCATTCCATACTTGGCAGGGCGGTTGTTGTGCATGCTGATCCTGATGACCTTGGAAGGG GTGGTCATGAACTCAGCAAAACTACTGGGAATGCAGGTGCAAGAGTAGGATGCG GTATCATTGGGCTTCAGTCATCTGTTTAG
- the LOC107471880 gene encoding superoxide dismutase [Cu-Zn] 2 isoform X1 — protein sequence MSLYIQRLKQENISGSVREREREMEAGKGTVKAVALIVGDNNVKGSIHFLHQSNGTTHVSGRITGLSPGLHGFHIHALGDTTNGCNSTGPHFNPLNKHHGAPADHHRHAGDLGNILAGPDGVAEISITDSQIPLSGVHSILGRAVVVHADPDDLGRGGHELSKTTGNAGARVGCGIIGLQSSV from the exons ATGAGTTTATATATCCAGAGATTGAAACAAGAGAACATCAGTGGcagtgtgagagagagagagagagagatggaaGCTGGAAAGGGAACCGTCAAAGCTGTGGCTCTCATCGTCGGAGATAACAACGTCAAGGGTTCTATTCACTTCCTTCACCAATCCAatg GTACTACTCATGTTTCAGGAAGGATAACAGGACTCTCACCGGGGCTTCATGGCTTCCATATCCATGCTCTTGGTGACACTACCAATGGCTGCAATTCCACCGGTCCTCACTTCAATCCTCTTAACAAACACCATGGAGCTCCTGCAGATCATCACCGTCATGCCGGTGATTTGGGTAACATTCTTGCAGGCCCTGATG GGGTTGCTGAGATTTCTATCACAGATTCACAG ATTCCGTTAAGTGGAGTGCATTCCATACTTGGCAGGGCGGTTGTTGTGCATGCTGATCCTGATGACCTTGGAAGGG GTGGTCATGAACTCAGCAAAACTACTGGGAATGCAGGTGCAAGAGTAGGATGCG GTATCATTGGGCTTCAGTCATCTGTTTAG